Proteins from a genomic interval of Heteronotia binoei isolate CCM8104 ecotype False Entrance Well chromosome 5, APGP_CSIRO_Hbin_v1, whole genome shotgun sequence:
- the RNASEH2A gene encoding ribonuclease H2 subunit A, which translates to MELGAFERDNAANCSVDSAVPPVCRRELCSLGIDEAGRGPVLGPMVYGICYCPLARQGDLQTLKVADSKTLTEAQREQLFEQLNAAKDYVGWALHILSPNFISTSMQQRAKYNLNALSHDTAIGLIQHALDLGVQVAEVFVDTVGPADKYQEKLKRQFPGLEVTVRAKADSLFPIVSAASICAKVARDRAVKNWRFAEDLEDAALDYGSGYPNDPKTKEWLAQSLDPVFGYPQFVRFSWSTAQTILESKAVPVHWDDSEDDPSQKSTQSLLSFFAQKDAPTGRPLHRFFHERKLETMTSL; encoded by the exons ATGGAGCTGGGCGCCTTCGAGCGGGACAATGCGGCGAACTGCTCGGTGGACTCCGCGGTGCCGCCCGTTTGCCGGCGCGAGCTCTGCAGCCTGGGCATTGACGAGGCAGGCAGGGGCCCGGTGCTGG GTCCTATGGTATATGGAATATGTTACTGTCCTCTGGCCCGGCAGGGAGATCTGCAAACTCTGAAAGTAGCAG ACTCCAAGACACTGACAGAGGCTCAGCGGGAGCAACTCTTTGAGCAACTGAACGCAGCCAAGGATTATGTAGGCTGGGCTCTGCATATCCTCTCCCCCAATTTCATCTCTACTAGCATGCAGCAGCG AGCGAAGTACAACCTGAATGCTCTTTCACATGAcacagccattggcctgatccagcatgcatTGGACTTGGGGGTACAGGTTGCAGAG GTCTTTGTGGATACAGTGGGGCCAGCAGACAAGTACCAAGAGAAGCTGAAACGCCAGTTCCCAGGACTGGAGGTCACTGTAAGAGCCAAGGCAGACTCCCTCTTCCCCATTGTCAGTGCAGCCAGCATCTGCGCCAAG GTGGCAAGAGACAGGGCTGTAAAAAACTGGAGATTCGCTGAGGATCTGGAGGACGCTGCATTGGATTATGGCTCTGGCTATCCCAATG ATCCCAAGACTAAAGAGTGGCTTGCGCAAAGTCTGGACCCCGTCTTTGGATACCCACAGTTTGTCCGATTCAGCTGGAGTACTGCTCAGACCATCCTGGAGAGCAAAGCTGTGCCCGTTCACTG GGATGATAGCGAAGACGACCCATCCCAGAAAAGCACacagtccctgctgagcttctttGCCCAGAAAGATGCTCCTACTGGGCGCCCTCTCCATCGCTTCTTTCATGAACGCAAGCTAGAGACGATGACAAGCCTCTAG